AGTGCGCGGGCAGACTGCCGGATCTCCGACGCCACTGCCAGAGTTCCGGCCCAGTCGAGCATCATCAGGTGGTTCTTGATGAGTTCCAGCTTGAGCACGGCCGCCTCCACGGTGTCAGGAGGCGTGAGCGCCAACGCGCTCGTCAGCAGGCGCCGGCCCTCGGCGGCGTTGCCGAGGCCCTGTTCGGTCACGGCGAGCATGGCCATCATCCGGGCACGGTCCCCGGGTGCGGCGGGCGAGACCAGTTCCAGTGCGTCCCCCAGTGCCTCCCTGCTCTCCCGGAGACGGCCGGAGGCACTCAGCGCTTCGGCCAGCGCCATCACGAGCGCCATCCGCCGCTCGGCGGAAGCACCGTTCGGCAGCAGACGCAAGGCGGCCTGGAACCATCTGGCGGCGGCGACCGGGGCGCGCGGCGCGGCGGCGGCTCCCGCGTCGGTCAACACGGCGACGGCCGCTTCACCCCCCACGATGCTGCTGTGTTCGAGATGATGCGCGCGCAGCGTCAGGGTGGAGCCACGGTTGGCGAGCGCTTCGGCGGCCCGTTGGTGCGCCTGTCTTCGCCACCCGTATCCACTTCGCTCGTAGACGGCTCGGCGGATCAAGGGATGCCGGAAGGCCAGTCGCCCTGGTATTCCGGAATCGTGAACGAGCCCGGTCTCCATCAGCTCGTCCGTCACATGGCCCACATCGGCCTCGTTCAGGTCGGCAATGTCGGAGGCCAGGTCGAGGTCGAAGGGTTCACCAACGACGGCCGCGGCTTGCAACAGCGTACGCGCGCTCGGTGACAGTGCCCGAATCTCTTGTTCCAGGGCGGCCTGGATGATCGCGGGAACCCTGCTGGCCGCATTGGTGCCGGATTCCTGCGAGCCGGGCCTGTGGTCGGCACGTATCCGGACACGTGAAAGTTCTTGCAGATAGAAAGGATTGCCTCCGCACTCGCGATGCAGGGCGGCCACCTCGGTTTCGTCGCCGTGCCCGGTGAGTAGCTCGGCGGTCTCGCGCAGCGACAACGGCCCGAGTTCCAACGACATCACGGTGTTCTCGTAGGCGGCACGGAACAGAGCGGTGGCATGCATCGACGGAAGCTGTCCGGAGCGATGCGCCAAAAGAAAAACGCACCGCTGCACAGGGTTTCGCAGCAGGTGCGCGATCACTTCGAACGACGCATGGTCGGCCCAGTGCACGTCATCGAGCACCAGTAACAACGGCCGCCGTGCCGCCAATTTCTGCAGCGCGACCCGCACGCTGCGGTGAAAGCGGTGCCGCTCTATCCGAACAGGTGGCGCCAGTGATTTCGCACGCTGATGCAACGACGGCAGTACCCCGCCCAGCTCCGACAGGGTCTCGTCGCCGAGCGCGGTCATCTCCATCCGGGACAACAGTCCGAGCGGTTCATCCAGCGCGTCGATCAGGACGGCATACGGAATCTCACGTTCGAGCTCGGTGCCGCGGCCATCGAGCACGTGGACGCCCCTCGTGATCGCTTCCCGACATGCCTCCTGTACCAATCGAGTCTTGCCGATTCCTGGTTCCCCGGTCACCGCGACCGCGGCAGTACCTCCCTGTTGTGCGACGTCCAGCGCATCGTTGAGCTTGCGCATTTCATCGACACGGCCTACCAGCGGCCGAATGAATTCTCCTGGCGACCTCATGTCACCTCCAAGCACTGACAGCGGATTCGCGGAGTGTCTCTGCGAATTTCGGCTGCATCGTAACCAGTCCGATCGGCGGCGTCTTGCCAGCGATGGAAGGCGGTTCGTAGGACCGCAGGAGCAGGGAGTTAGCTACGCCAACTGGTTGCTTCGCGGGCAAATCGGTTGCCGTAGTGCATACTTCGGCACTATCGATACAGTGCCGACAGTACGCCGAGTGCGCGCCGCCCGCCGATCTCGATGCCTGGTCGCTGCGCAATCCGGACCAGCCGGCCAAGCTGGAATCGACCTGGCCCCAACCTGCCGTCGGTGAAACGCCGCTGCACAACAACCTTCGCCCGCACGACACATGTTGGGCACCAATGGCACAGCGTCCGTGGTCGAGACCGGGCGTGGCCGTTTCGCGGCCTGGATCGGACTCGTCCTGCCGGCACCATCGATCGCCGCCAGCGGGATAGAGCCCGACCCGATCCTTGCCGGACCTTCCTGAGGAGGGACGCCGCCGTCGGACCGGACGCGGTGCGGAACCGACACCGCGCTGTCCGTCGTGCGGAAGCCGTTGCTCAGCCGTCCTGTCGAGTACTGGTCGCAGTGCCGGACTCGGCGCGCGGAGCGCCGTTCGGCTCAGGCAGAAATCCGGATGCGATGAAGGAACCGATGT
The DNA window shown above is from Nocardia sp. NBC_01730 and carries:
- a CDS encoding helix-turn-helix transcriptional regulator, producing MRSPGEFIRPLVGRVDEMRKLNDALDVAQQGGTAAVAVTGEPGIGKTRLVQEACREAITRGVHVLDGRGTELEREIPYAVLIDALDEPLGLLSRMEMTALGDETLSELGGVLPSLHQRAKSLAPPVRIERHRFHRSVRVALQKLAARRPLLLVLDDVHWADHASFEVIAHLLRNPVQRCVFLLAHRSGQLPSMHATALFRAAYENTVMSLELGPLSLRETAELLTGHGDETEVAALHRECGGNPFYLQELSRVRIRADHRPGSQESGTNAASRVPAIIQAALEQEIRALSPSARTLLQAAAVVGEPFDLDLASDIADLNEADVGHVTDELMETGLVHDSGIPGRLAFRHPLIRRAVYERSGYGWRRQAHQRAAEALANRGSTLTLRAHHLEHSSIVGGEAAVAVLTDAGAAAAPRAPVAAARWFQAALRLLPNGASAERRMALVMALAEALSASGRLRESREALGDALELVSPAAPGDRARMMAMLAVTEQGLGNAAEGRRLLTSALALTPPDTVEAAVLKLELIKNHLMMLDWAGTLAVASEIRQSARALDDPRLHFLSTAAAAYLGSNQSGEVLLRGQLDLDEAVKTLDSLADSDIAPALLNGLTDVVMAETCLERWKDAVEHADRGIRLCRMTGHSRHLVDLTHLKACALLLQGQLERALAAAEDAVETALLLDNPPMVAMTEATRAWALSLLGRTDQALTAGADSVRTGAQVPTGLYSWHAPLVYGGLLVEAGQYRRGRQQIVQLGGYAGDYLDMLNVSSMPHFLRPLVDAELALGRIDAAETVTRQIEAITDAATIMHMRIGDAHYARARVLLARNDTDAAVVSAERSVAEYRISGTVVEAARAQLLLGHTLADMGDETAARHEFDSALTIFETCGAERLAERARLALHRVGERQTSGRRSRSRATAVGFSALTERQTEIISRVVLGMTNRQISKELYLSEKTIEAHLNRLFTKLGVSSRAELAALAAEQAQRRT